The genomic segment CCGTTTTTCCACACTGGACGCTCTCTGCCAGGCGCTTTGCTGCCAGCCATCCGATCTTTTAGAATATCAGGAGGTCTCTTATGAATCAGACGGCGAATAAGCCCATCAAAACTCTCGTGCTGGCCAGCCTTCTTTCTCTGGCCGGAACCTTTCTGTTTTACGATTGCCTTTGGAAGGGCGCGCCTCTTGGCGCGAACGTCCCGGTTTTTTTCGTGTTGTTTTATGCCGCGCTCTGCGTGCTCTGCCGCGGCAAAATGAACGTCCTGCGCTGCCACAACTATCTCTTGCTGCTGCTTGGCTTTGGCTTCTCTTTGACGTTCGCGCTCTATAATAACCCGCTTCTGCTCTTTTTAAACGCTCTGGCGCTGCTGTTCTGCACTCTGCTGCAAATCAACCTCATGCTGGAGCTGGAGACTTTCCCGCCCTTTTCTCTGGGCAGTTTGAACAACATCTGTTTCTCGCTGTTCGTCCGCCCGTTCCACCGAATCGGCAAGGCGCTCTCTCCCGAAAAGAGCCAGCGAAAGGCGCTGCTGCCTATTCTCATGGCGATTCTCATTCTCATCCCCGTGCTGGGCCTTTTGCTCTATCTGCTGGCCTCGGCGGATCAGGTGTTCGCAGAGCTTCTGGGCAGAATCTTCCGCATCGACAGCCTGGCGGATCTTCTGCTATGGGTGCTGATTTCCGCTGGCGGCGGCATGATGCTGGCCAGCCTGTTCACTTCCCTGCTCACAGAGCGCCAGCAGCCGTCTGCGGGCAAGCAGAAAACGCCCGCCAAATTCAACCTCCTGGCAACGATCATCGTGCTGGCAGGCGTCGCGCTATTGATGATCGTGTTCGCGCTGGTGCAGGGAATTTTCCTCTTCGGCTCTGCCCGGCTCCCCTCCGGCCTGACTTACAGCGAATACGCCCGGCAGGGCTTCTTCCAGCTTTGCGCCGCCGCCATCTTTGTCTTTGCGCTGGTCTGCCTCTGCCGCACCTGCACGCGCCATGCCCAGGGGGCGCAGAAACGCCTGATTTTGGCGCTCTATACCGTCCTGCTGCTCTGCACTATCATGCTCTCTGCCTCTTCCTTTTATCGGCTGATGCTCTATGAGAGGGCTTTTTCCTATACGCGGCTGCGTATCTATGTGCAGGCTTTTCTCATCCTGCTCAGCCTCATCTGCGCGGGCAGCATCGTGCATATCTGGCTTCCCTGGCAAGGCATCCGGCAGATGACGGCGCTGGTCTGCCTCGTTTGCCTGCTCGGGCTTTCCTTCCTGAATGCCGATGCCTTCATCGCCCGGGCAAATACCAAGCGTCTGGATAAAACCATGGGCACATACGGCGAATACGGCGATCTGGATTACCTGCTCAACCTCTCTGTCGATGCGCTCCCCTATTATATCGATACCATCGAACTGAGCGATCTCGCGCCCGAGCCAGAGCCCAACTGGGATCTGGGCGCCAGCGACGACGACTATGGCTACTGGTCGCGCAACAGCCTGCGCCATATGCGCTGTATCCGCCTCCGGGGGCTGATCGCGCAAATCGAGCGCGGCAGGGGCGATCTGCGCTTTTGGAACCTGGGCAGGGATATTTCCCCCGAAAAGCTCGCCAATCTCGGGCAAATGGTCGAGCAGGCGCTGGCCCAGCATGGGAGCAGATAAGCTTCTATCAAAAAAGAGCAGCGGTTTTTCGCTGCTCTTTTTATTTTGACAAAGCCCGCTATGCCTTCTGGGGCTGCACGATCACTTTGCTCATCTTATTCAGATCGAAAATATAGGAGATGGCCTGCTTAATCTCTGCCATGGAGATGCGGCGCACCTGTTCCAGCAGCTCATCCTCTTCGATAATCCGCCCGCAGAGCAGCGCCATTTTGCCAAGAGAGTTCATCTTGGCCGAGCTGGTCTCCCGGCCCATCACATAGCTGGAGCAGAGCTGTACTTTGGTGTTTTTCAGCTCCTCCTCCGTAATCCCGTTTTTCCTTAAATTCTCTATCTCCCCCATGATGCCGCTGGTTACCTGCTCCAGCTTTTCCAAGGAAGTTCCCGCATAGATCACCATCATGCCGCCGCTGCAGTAGATGGCCGGGAAGGAATAGACGGAGTAGGCCGCGCCCAGCTCTTCCCGCACCTTCTGGAACAGCCTGGAGCTCATGCCGCCGCCCAAAATGCTGGAGAGGATGCTCCCGGCATATTTGCGATCGTCCAAAAATCCGTACATCGGGAAACCCAGGCCGAGGTTCACCTGCTCAATATCCTTTTTGAGCGTCAGCTCCCTGGCCTGCGGCTCCCAACCCGCCAAAGGCCCGAATATCTGCTGAGGCATTCCGCCGGGAATGCTGCCGAGCTGCTCCTCCAGCTGCGCCTGAATCGCCTGCCTCTGGTAATTTCCCGCAATCGCCACGACGATATTATCCGCGTGATAGTGCTTCTTTTGATAGGCCAGAACGTCCTCTCTCGTGAAGCGGCGAATATTCTCCGCCGGCCCGAGAATGGTTTTGGAAAGCGGCGTCCCGGTAAAGAAAGTCTCTGCCAGTTTGTCGTGCAGCAAATCGTCCGGCGAATCCTGCGACATGGCGATCTCCTCTAAAATAACGCCCTTTTCCTTTTGAATCTCCTTCTCCGGGAACACCGAATGGCAGAACATATCCAGCAGAATATCCAGCGCCTGGGGCACTTTCTCATCGATGCTCTGAATATAGTAGCAGGTCAGCTCCTTGGAAGTAAAAGCGTTGGCCTGTGCCCCCATATTGTCGATCTCCTGGGCAATCTGCTGATAGCTTCGCCGCTCTGTCCCCTTAAAAAACATGTGCTCGAGAAAATGCGACATGCCGTTTTCTTCCATGGTCTCGGCGGCAGAGCCCGTCTTGGTCCAGATGCCAATCGTCGCCGAACGCATATTCGGCAAATACTCCCCGTAAACTTTTAATCCGTTCGATAGCGTAAAATAGTCTGTCATACTCCTGATCCTTTCTTGCAGTTATCCCTATTTTCTTCAATTCCGCGCCAGGTTATCCGCCTGGCCGAAGTTTTGAAGGTTTTCTGCAAATGAGAAAAAAGGCGGCCAAGCGGCCGCCCTTTTTGAAATCATTAGTCCTCTTTGCTTTGGAACGCAACGAGGTCTTCCATCGTTACGCCGCGGTGAATGAGGTTGACGCGCTTCTTCTCATCAATTTCATTGACGCGAACGAGCATTTCATCGCCCACCTTGCAGAAATCCTCGATTTTTTCCACGCGCTTGTTGGAGAGCTTGGAGATATGAACCATGCCTTCCTTGCCGGGCAGCAGCTCGACAAATGCGCCAAACTGCATCAGCCGCGTTACTTTGCCCAGGTAAACATCGCCCACCTTGATCTCCCGGACGATATCCATGATCATGCGCTTTGCCTCTGCGGCGGCAACATCATCCGAAGTCGCGATGGCGACGCGGCCATCATCCTCAATATCGATTTTGACGCCCGTCTCAGCGATGATCTTGTTGATCATCTTGCCTCTCGGCCCGATAACTTCGCTGATCTTCTCAGGATCGATGCTGAACTGCATGATCTTGGGCGCATAAGCCGAGAGATGCTCTCTGGGTTCCGCCAAAACTTCGTTCATCTTGCCCAGAATGTGCAGACGGCCGCGCAGTGCCTGCGCCAATGCGCGCTCCAGAATCTCCTTGTCGATGCCCTTGATCTTGATATCCATCTGGATAGCCGTGATGCCCTTATCCGTCCCGGCGACTTTGAAGTCCATATCGCCAAGGAAGTCTTCCAGGCCCTGAATATCCGTCAGCACGACGACTTTGCCATCCTGCTTGATGAGGCCCATTGCCGTGCCCGCTACCGGCGCCTTCATGGGAACGCCTGCGTCCATCAGCGCCATGGAGCTTGCGCAGATGCTGGCCTGGGAAGTCGAGCCGTTGGAGCTGAGCACTTCAGAAACCGCGCGGATCGCATAGGGGAACTCCTCTTCCGAGGGGAGCATGGGCAGAATCGCCCGCTCTGCCAGAGCGCCATGACCCACTTCTCTTCTGTTCGTGCTGCGCAGCGGCTTTGCCTCGCCCGTGGAATAGGGCGGCATATTATACTGATGCATATAGCGCTTGAAGGTATCTTCCGAGATGCCGTCCAGCGTCTGGCCATCGCCGATGGGCCCCAGCGTTACCAGGTTCATCACCTGCGTCTGGCCGCGGGTAAAGACGGCGCTGCCGTGCGTTCTGGGCATGATGCCCGCTTCGCACCAAATGGGGCGGACATCCTCATAGCCTCTGCCATCCGGCCGGATGCCGTCGTTGGCGATTTTCTTGCGGACAATCTCCTTCATAATCGCATAAAGGCTGTTATGAATATCCGCCTTGCTGTCCGGATATTCCTCTGCGAAATACTCCACAGCCTCCTGCTTGACCTGCTTTTCGCGGGTTTCGCGCTCGGTGCGGCTGGTGGTATCCATCGCCCAAACCATGCGGTCGTAGAACTTTTCGCGCACGGCCGCATCCAGCTCTTCGGAAACGTGATAGAGCTCATATTCCTGCTCGGGCTTGCCGATATCCGCCTTAATGCCTTCGATGAAAGCGCAGATTTTCTTGACTTCCTCATGCGCCAGCAGAATTGCCTCCAGCATCTCTGCCTCGCTGACCTCGTTCGCCCCTGCCTCAACCATCATGACGGCATCTTTGGTGCCGGCGACAGTCAGATGCATGCGGCTCTTTGCGCGCTGCTCGCTGCTTGGGTTGATGACGAACTGCCCGTCCACATAACCGACGACAACCGAGCCCGTCGGCCCCATGAAGGGAAGCCCGGAAATGGAAAGCGCAACCGAGGAGCCGATCATGCCAAGGATTTCCGGCGGCACATCCGGATCCACGGAGAGCACCGTGACGATCACCTGAACATCGTTATAATAGCCCTTGGGGAAGAGCGGCCGCAGCGGCCGGTCGATCAGGCGGCAGGCCAGAATTGCCTTTTCAGAGGGGCGCCCCTCCCGCTTGATGAATCCCCCGGGGATTTTGCCTACAGCATACATTTTCTCTTCAAACTCGATGCTGAGCGGGAAGAAATCCACACCGTCTCTCGGGTTTTCAGAAGCCGTCGCGTTGACGAGGACAACCGTATCCCCGCAGCGCACAATGCAGGAGCCATCTGCCTGAGAGCAGTATTTGCCGGATTCGACAACGAGCTCTCTGCCGCCCAGCTCCATCTTATACACATGATTTTCTTGCATGTTACCTCCTCGCAGGCGCCTGCCTGCCTCTTTATCTTCCATTTTAATTGGATACAACTTCATGTTCCCGGCTCTCCGGGCGGGGCAAATACCCTCCATTTAAAAGGATAGAGCGGTTAGAAACCGCTCTATAAGGTCAGTAAATGACGGGCCGTTATTTTCTCAGGCCGAGTTTTGCGATAAGCGTACGGTAGCGCTCGATGTCCTTGCTCTTCAGATAGTTGAGCAGGCCTTTTCTGCGGCCGACCATCTTGAGCAGGCCGCGGCGCGAATGGTGATCCTTCGCGTTGGTTTTGAAATGCTCGTTTAAGTGATTAATGCGCGCGGTGAGCAGCGCAACCTGAACTTCAGGCGAGCCCGTGTCTCCCTCGTGCGTCGCATACTCTGCAATAATTGCTGCCTTATCGATCTGTCCCATTGTAGTGTTACCTCCATACATGTTATAATCGCCGGAAACATTGCTTTGCGCCGGGAAAGCATCAAAACAAAGCGACCGGTTCTCTACGCTTTTTCTATTCTAACACATCGCCTGCGGCTTGTAAACCCCTTTGCCATGCGTTTTTCACACATTCCTCGGCCCGCCGCTTATCCTGCGCAATCTGACTGGTCAGCGCATCCAGACCGTCAAACTTTTGCTCCCCGCGCAAAAACTCCACCAGGCGCAGACAGGCTTTTTTTCCATAGGCATCTTCCGAAAAGCCGATGAGGTTGCTCTCGACGGAAAGCATATCTCCGTCTTTTACCGTCGGGCGAATGCCGATATTTGCAACCGCGGCATAGCGCTTTCCATCCAGCTCCGCCTCCGCCGCATAGACGCCGTGCCTTGGCATGAGCTTGCACTCCGGCGGATAGAAATTCAGTGTAGGAAAGCCCAGCTTGCGCCCAAGCTGCTTGCCGTGCGCCACGATCCCGGCAATCTCATACGGCCTGCCCAAAAGCTCTTGCGCCTGCGCAATCTCGCCCTGCCGCAGCGCAGCGCGGATGCGCGTGCTGGAAACCGGCTCGCCCCCCAGCAGATAGGGCTCCTGCTCGTAAACCGCCGCACCGTATTGCTCTGCGGCTTTTTTGA from the Christensenellaceae bacterium 44-20 genome contains:
- a CDS encoding pitrilysin family protein, producing the protein MTDYFTLSNGLKVYGEYLPNMRSATIGIWTKTGSAAETMEENGMSHFLEHMFFKGTERRSYQQIAQEIDNMGAQANAFTSKELTCYYIQSIDEKVPQALDILLDMFCHSVFPEKEIQKEKGVILEEIAMSQDSPDDLLHDKLAETFFTGTPLSKTILGPAENIRRFTREDVLAYQKKHYHADNIVVAIAGNYQRQAIQAQLEEQLGSIPGGMPQQIFGPLAGWEPQARELTLKKDIEQVNLGLGFPMYGFLDDRKYAGSILSSILGGGMSSRLFQKVREELGAAYSVYSFPAIYCSGGMMVIYAGTSLEKLEQVTSGIMGEIENLRKNGITEEELKNTKVQLCSSYVMGRETSSAKMNSLGKMALLCGRIIEEDELLEQVRRISMAEIKQAISYIFDLNKMSKVIVQPQKA
- the rpsO gene encoding 30S ribosomal protein S15 — its product is MGQIDKAAIIAEYATHEGDTGSPEVQVALLTARINHLNEHFKTNAKDHHSRRGLLKMVGRRKGLLNYLKSKDIERYRTLIAKLGLRK
- the ribF gene encoding riboflavin biosynthesis protein RibF — its product is MERLGQCRANCDTAVALGTFDGLHLGHQSVLEKLKRQADVQGLRTLVFTFENLPSSYFGGEQGMLFLPEEKEAAFEKLGVDLLYMPKFDGAIAGLEREAFAKLLFEQLRAKAVVVGFNFRFGKSAQGTPQYLKKAAEQYGAAVYEQEPYLLGGEPVSSTRIRAALRQGEIAQAQELLGRPYEIAGIVAHGKQLGRKLGFPTLNFYPPECKLMPRHGVYAAEAELDGKRYAAVANIGIRPTVKDGDMLSVESNLIGFSEDAYGKKACLRLVEFLRGEQKFDGLDALTSQIAQDKRRAEECVKNAWQRGLQAAGDVLE
- a CDS encoding DUF4173 domain-containing protein, with translation MNQTANKPIKTLVLASLLSLAGTFLFYDCLWKGAPLGANVPVFFVLFYAALCVLCRGKMNVLRCHNYLLLLLGFGFSLTFALYNNPLLLFLNALALLFCTLLQINLMLELETFPPFSLGSLNNICFSLFVRPFHRIGKALSPEKSQRKALLPILMAILILIPVLGLLLYLLASADQVFAELLGRIFRIDSLADLLLWVLISAGGGMMLASLFTSLLTERQQPSAGKQKTPAKFNLLATIIVLAGVALLMIVFALVQGIFLFGSARLPSGLTYSEYARQGFFQLCAAAIFVFALVCLCRTCTRHAQGAQKRLILALYTVLLLCTIMLSASSFYRLMLYERAFSYTRLRIYVQAFLILLSLICAGSIVHIWLPWQGIRQMTALVCLVCLLGLSFLNADAFIARANTKRLDKTMGTYGEYGDLDYLLNLSVDALPYYIDTIELSDLAPEPEPNWDLGASDDDYGYWSRNSLRHMRCIRLRGLIAQIERGRGDLRFWNLGRDISPEKLANLGQMVEQALAQHGSR
- a CDS encoding polyribonucleotide nucleotidyltransferase, giving the protein MQENHVYKMELGGRELVVESGKYCSQADGSCIVRCGDTVVLVNATASENPRDGVDFFPLSIEFEEKMYAVGKIPGGFIKREGRPSEKAILACRLIDRPLRPLFPKGYYNDVQVIVTVLSVDPDVPPEILGMIGSSVALSISGLPFMGPTGSVVVGYVDGQFVINPSSEQRAKSRMHLTVAGTKDAVMMVEAGANEVSEAEMLEAILLAHEEVKKICAFIEGIKADIGKPEQEYELYHVSEELDAAVREKFYDRMVWAMDTTSRTERETREKQVKQEAVEYFAEEYPDSKADIHNSLYAIMKEIVRKKIANDGIRPDGRGYEDVRPIWCEAGIMPRTHGSAVFTRGQTQVMNLVTLGPIGDGQTLDGISEDTFKRYMHQYNMPPYSTGEAKPLRSTNRREVGHGALAERAILPMLPSEEEFPYAIRAVSEVLSSNGSTSQASICASSMALMDAGVPMKAPVAGTAMGLIKQDGKVVVLTDIQGLEDFLGDMDFKVAGTDKGITAIQMDIKIKGIDKEILERALAQALRGRLHILGKMNEVLAEPREHLSAYAPKIMQFSIDPEKISEVIGPRGKMINKIIAETGVKIDIEDDGRVAIATSDDVAAAEAKRMIMDIVREIKVGDVYLGKVTRLMQFGAFVELLPGKEGMVHISKLSNKRVEKIEDFCKVGDEMLVRVNEIDEKKRVNLIHRGVTMEDLVAFQSKED